The Malus domestica chromosome 06, GDT2T_hap1 genome has a segment encoding these proteins:
- the LOC103443610 gene encoding heavy metal-associated isoprenylated plant protein 39-like, with product MAQKVVVRIMTMDDEKTKQKAIEAVADLYGVDSIAADLKEQKLTVVGEMDTIAIAKKLKKIGKIDIVSVGPAKEEKEEKKEEKEGKK from the exons ATGGCTCAG AAAGTTGTGGTGAGGATCATGACTATGGATGACGAGAAGACAAAGCAGAAAGCCATAGAGGCCGTTGCTGACCTATACG GGGTTGACTCAATTGCAGCTGATTTGAAGGAGCAGAAGCTTACGGTCGTAGGAGAGATGGACACTATTGCAATAGCCAAAAAGCTGAAGAAAATAGGCAAAATAGATATAGTATCAGTTGGTCCAGCGAAAGAAGAGAAGGAggagaaaaaagaagagaaggagGGAAAGAAATGA